A portion of the Streptomyces platensis genome contains these proteins:
- a CDS encoding MFS transporter → MLYCRVPPTTTSEKGEIPLRSRIFADLTPLRTSPDYRRLWCGNTISWMGQQMTALAVSLQVYAITHSTFSVGLVGLCSLVPLVIFGLYGGAIADTVDRRKLGLYSALGATVMSLALAAAALAGYHRVWLLYTVVACQAVCFAMNSPARSSMIPRLLPTEQLPAANALNSLTGNLGLMGGPMLGGVIVGLWGYQTAYLIDVVAFSGSLYAMWRLPSMRPDQGEGPRRRASVLDGLRFLATRPNLRMTFFSDLAAMVLAQPRALFPAVAALWFGGDAKTVGLLVAAPAAGAVLGGLFSGWLGGIRRHGLAILIAVASWGAAIACFGLSRQLWLGLFFLAVAGCADTVSMVFRSTMLQAATPDAMRGRLQGVFIVVVAGGPRLGDFLAGSAADLTSPATAIIGGGLACILTVTALGLGRRAFARYDARDPQP, encoded by the coding sequence ATGCTTTACTGCCGCGTGCCCCCTACAACGACCTCCGAAAAGGGCGAAATACCGCTGCGCTCCCGGATATTCGCCGATCTGACCCCGCTGCGCACCTCCCCCGACTACCGCCGTCTCTGGTGTGGCAACACGATCTCCTGGATGGGCCAGCAGATGACCGCGCTCGCGGTCTCCCTCCAGGTCTATGCCATCACCCACTCCACCTTCTCGGTCGGCCTGGTGGGTCTGTGCTCCCTGGTGCCGCTGGTGATCTTCGGGCTGTACGGCGGCGCCATCGCCGACACCGTCGACCGCCGCAAGCTGGGCCTCTACAGCGCCCTGGGCGCGACGGTGATGTCCCTGGCCCTGGCCGCCGCCGCGCTGGCCGGATACCACCGGGTCTGGCTGCTCTACACCGTCGTCGCCTGCCAGGCCGTCTGCTTCGCGATGAACTCACCGGCCCGCAGCTCGATGATCCCGCGGCTGCTGCCCACCGAGCAGCTCCCGGCCGCCAACGCCCTCAACTCCCTGACCGGCAACCTCGGTCTGATGGGCGGGCCGATGCTGGGCGGGGTCATCGTGGGGCTGTGGGGCTATCAGACCGCCTATCTGATCGACGTGGTGGCCTTCAGCGGCTCGCTCTACGCGATGTGGCGGCTGCCGTCCATGCGACCCGACCAGGGGGAGGGGCCGCGGCGCCGGGCCTCCGTACTGGACGGCCTGAGGTTCCTCGCCACCCGTCCGAATCTGCGGATGACGTTCTTCTCCGACCTGGCGGCGATGGTGCTCGCCCAGCCGCGCGCACTGTTCCCGGCGGTCGCGGCGCTCTGGTTCGGCGGGGACGCCAAGACCGTCGGCCTGCTGGTCGCCGCGCCGGCGGCGGGCGCCGTATTGGGCGGGCTGTTCTCCGGCTGGCTCGGCGGGATCCGCCGGCACGGGCTGGCCATCCTGATCGCGGTGGCGTCCTGGGGCGCGGCCATCGCCTGCTTCGGGCTCTCCCGGCAGTTGTGGCTGGGGCTGTTCTTCCTGGCCGTGGCCGGCTGCGCGGACACCGTCTCGATGGTCTTCCGCAGCACCATGCTTCAGGCGGCCACGCCGGACGCGATGCGCGGCCGGCTCCAGGGCGTCTTCATCGTCGTGGTCGCCGGCGGCCCCCGCCTCGGCGACTTCCTCGCCGGCTCGGCGGCCGACCTGACCTCCCCGGCCACCGCGATCATCGGCGGCGGCCTGGCCTGCATCCTGACCGTCACGGCCCTCGGCCTCGGCCGCCGCGCCTTCGCCCGCTACGACGCCCGCGACCCCCAGCCGTGA